The Micromonospora sp. NBC_00421 DNA window TGAGCTGCGTCGGGACCGAGCGGAACACCGCCGTACGCAGGCCGGTGAGGACGAGGACGGCGATGAGCACACCCTCGATCACCACCAGCCCCATCGCGTCCGCCCAGGTCATCTCCGGGGCGATCTCGAACGCGACGAGGGCGTTCACGCCCAGACCGGCGGCCAACGCCATCGGGAACCGGCCGACGACCCCCATCAGGATCGTCATCAGGCCGGCCACCAGCGCGGTCGCGGCGGCCAGGGCGGGAATCGAGAGCTTCTGGTCGTCGCCGTCGGCGGCACCGCCGAGGATCAGCGGGTTCAGCACCACGATGTAGGCCATCGTGAAGAAGGTCGCCAACCCGCCCCGCACCTCGCGGCTCATCGTCGAGCCACGGGCGGAGATCTCGAAGAACCGGTCGAAACCGTTCCGGGGGTGGGCGGGATCGGGTGGAATGCCGTTGTCCGGCGGCGCAATGGCCATCAGGTCCTCGCAGGTGATCTTCCGTTTGTCGCGCGCATCGTCCCAGATCAGCGGCGGGCCGGGAAAGTGCTACGCGGTACGCTTCTGCCCGTGCCACAGGAGCAACCACCCCGACCCGAGCCGCTCGACCCGCCGATGGTCCCGTTCGCGGTGGCCGGGCTGATCGCCTGGGCGGTGGCCGGCCTGGTGCTGCTGATCTTCTTCCGGGGCTGGCTCGACGAACACGGTCACCAGGGCTGGCTCTGGACCTGCCTGGCCGGGTTCCTGTGGGGCTTTCCCGGTCTGGCAGTGATGATGCGGCACGACGCCCACCGTCGTCGCCGTCGGCAGTCCACCCGTCAGGGCTGACCGCCCGCGCCGAGCTCCCGAACCCGGCCCGCCCGAGCGGACCAGCGGTCAGGAGGCGCGGACCAGCGGTCAGGAGGCGCGGACCAGCGGTCAGGAGGCGTCGGACGACTCCACCGGCGCGGACGACTCCACCGGACCGGCAGCCCCGCTCACCGTCATCGACTCGACCGCGCTGTCGTCGTACACCGTGGGAAGCTCGTCGATCGCCGGCTCGGTGGTCTCCACCAGAGCCTCCGAGTGCGCACCGCAGCCGTGGTCGGCGCTGACCACCCGACCGTCGTCGGGTGCGTAGAAGTTGCCACAGGCCCCGAAGGTCTGCCGGAGCGCGCCGGCCAGCGGAAGGTAGAAACCACAGGTGCCGCAGCGGGCCGATGCGGGGGCGGCGGCGGAGATCGGCGCGGTCGGGCCGTGGTCCCCGTCGTACCAGCGCTGGGCCGCCTCGGCCCGGCCCTCGCGGGACAGCACCCGGGGGCGACCGAGGCCAAGCTCCCAGGAGGTCTCCTCGACCGCCGGGTCGTCGGAGAGCAGGTACCCGGGGGCGAGCCGGTCGTCGTCCGACGGGGTGAGCAGCAGGTCACCGGGGCCGAGGTCACCCGGCTTGAGGCGTTCCTGCCAGGGCAACCAGCCGGGCGCGAGCAACGCGTCGGAGCCGGGCAGCAGCACCGTCTCACAGACGGTGACCTGCCTGCTGCGCGGAACCCGGGTGACGGTCACCGCCCAGCGCCAACCCCGGTAACCACCGAGCAGACATTCGAAGTAGTGGGTGACGACCCGGTCGCCCTCGGCAACCGCCCGCAGGTGGTCACCGATGTCGGCGGGCTCCACCTCGGTGATGGCGTCGCGGGCCACCTCGACGGCGGTAGCGCAGACCTGGTCGAGGCGGGCGGCACGGGCGGGAGCGGGCCTGGTCACCAGACCATTGTTCCCCATGCGCGGTACGCACCGACAGGCACTCCCCGAGTGAGTCTTCCCCCGTGGTGCGGCGTACCTGGATCAGATGGGCAAGGATGGTGCACATGCCGCTGTTCTCCCGCTCCGGGCGGTCCGTGCTGGGACGGACCGTCGGCACCGGCATCCGCACCACCCGCCTGCTGCTGCGGGGCTCGGTCAACGGCGGGCGCTGGGTGACCCGGCGGGCCGGGTCGGCCCGCGCGAAGGGCGCCGGCGGCGAGGCCGGCATGGTCCGCCTGTTCGACCTGCACGCACTCTCCTGCGCCGGCGACACGTTGATCGCCATCGGCCTGGCCGGGACCATCTTCTTCGACGTGCCGCTCGGTGAGGCCCGCAGCAAGGTGGCGCTCTACCTGCTGGTCACGATGGTGCCGTTCGCGATGCTGGCACCCGTGGTCGGCCCGCTGCTCGACCACTTCCGGCACGGCCGCCGGTACGCGCTGGCCACCACCATGCTCGGCCGCGCCTTCCTGGCCTGGTTGATCTCCGACTACCTCGGCAGCCTGGGGCTCTATCCCGCCGCGTTCGGCGTGCTGGCGCTCTCCCGGGCGTACGGGGTGGCCCGCTCCGCCGCCGTACCCCGGTTGTTACCGGAGGGCCTCGGGTTGTCCCAGGTGGGGGCGCGGGCCAGCGTCTACGGCACGGTGGCCGGGGCGTTGGTGGTCCCGCTGGGGCTGGCGACGTTCTGGTTCGGGCCGCAGTGGCCGCTCCGGGTCGCCTCGGTCATCTTCCTGGTCGGCATGGTGATCGCGCTGCGGCTGCCGCCCAGGGCGGACTCGGACCCGCCCGAGCGGGTGCCCCGTCCGCTGCGGGCGCTGCGCCGCAAGGGGGACCGGCCGCTGGGCCGGGGGCGGCCGGCGGGTCGGCTGGTGATCGCCACCCTGATCGGTGCGGCGGGGCTCCGCGCGCTCTACGGTTTCCTCCTGCTCTTCCTGGCGTTCGCGCTGAAGAAGGGGGACCTGACCAACGACTTCTTCGGCCGGCGGCTCAACGACCAGGCGGCGCTGGGCATGATCGGCGGGGCGCTGGCGCTCGGTGGATTCCTGGCCACCGCGGTCGGCACCCGGTTACGCATCCACCGGCCGGTGGCGATCCAGTCCAGCACGATGATCATCGTGGCCGGAGTGGGGATCCTGGCCGTGCTGAAGTTCTCGCTGCCGATGGTGGCCCTGTTCTGCCTGGTCGCAGCCCTGGCCAGCGGGATCGCCAAGCTCGCCGTCGACGCCTCGATCCAGGAACGCATCCCGGAGCGGTTGCGGGCCAGTTCCTTCGCCCACTCGGAAACCGTCCTGATGCTCGCCTTCGTCGCCGGTGGTGGGCTCGGCCTCGTACCGTTCGAGGGCCGGATCGGCATCGCGGTCGCCGCCGGGGTGGGCTTCCTCGCCGCCGCCCGGGGGGTCGTCGTCGCCGGCCGGCTGCGCACCCAGCGGCTGCTGGGCCGACCGTTGACCGACGAGGAGTTGGCCGCCCAGGACCAGGCCGACCTGACGACCGGTCAGCTGGCCGTCAGCGCCGACGATGCGGCGGCCGAGGCGGCGGCCCGGGCGGCACCGACCTCACCGGCACCGAGCGGGGCGGGCGGCTCCGCACCTCACGGCGACACGCTGGCCCCGCCTGGCTACCACATCTACCGACCGTCCTCGGCGGTCCCGGGCAGCGGCGTCGACGACGAGCAGCGACGGCAGTCACCGGGTTCGGTGTCGTGACGGGTCTGCTGGTGCTGACCGCCGTACCGGCCGAGGCGGAGGCGGTCCGGGCCGGCCTGACCGATCCGACGGTGACGGTCCGGGCGATCGGCGTGGGCCCGGCCGTGGCCGGTGCCACCACGGCCCGGCTGCTGGCCCTGGCCGAGGCCGCCGGCCGCCCGTACCGCGCGGTGGTCAGCGCGGGGATCGCCGGCGGCTTCGCCGGTCGGGCCCCGGTCGGCGGTACGGTGCTCGCCTCCCGCAGCGTCGCCGCGGACCTCGGGGCGGAGTCACCGACCGGCTTCATCCCCGTCGACGAGTTGGGCATGCCACCGGAACTGCTCGGTGGCGGCCCCGCCATCGAGGTCGACCCGATGCTGCTGGGCGTGCTGCGCGCCGCCCTCCCGGAGGCGGTGGTCGGAGCGGTGTTGACGGTCGGCACGGTCACCGGCACGGCCGAGAGCACCGCCGCACTGGCGGACCGGCACCCCGACGCGGTGGCCGAGGCCATGGAGGGGTACGCGGTGGCGATCGCCGCCGCGCAGGCCGGCATCCCCTTCGCCGAGCTGCGTACCGTCTCCAATCTGATCGGCCCCCGGGACCGCGACGGATGGCGGATGCGCGCGGCGTTCACCGCCCTGACCGAGGCAGCCTGCGCGCTGTCCTGACCGATACGGCCCGGACGATGGCCTGACCGATACGGCCGGGGCTACGGCGGTCGGGGTACTGGGCCGACCGGGCGTTGCAGGGACATGGCGAGGGGACGTCCGGTGGCCACCCGGAAGCCGCAGGCCGCCAGGAAGCGGGTGCCGAAGTGTTCCTCGACCACGGTACGGACCAGACCGATGCCCACCTCCTCCATCCGCTGTGCCATGGCTGCCACCAACCGGCTGCCGATACCGATCCGACGATGCCCGGCCGCTACCAGCACCCCGTCGAGCACCAGCTCGCGCGGCCAGTCCAGGTCGTCGCCGTAGACCAGCTGCGGATCACGCTCGTGGGCGCGCAGCTCCCCCAGCAGGGTGCCGTCGGGCAGTTCGGCCACGAACCGCCAGGCCGTCGGGGGCCGGCCGTCGCCCGCCACCCACCGGACCGTGGCGTCCCGACGGACCCGCTCCGCCGCCCGACGCTGGTCCCGGTAACCCCGGTTCCGTTCGTACGCCGCCGGCGGCAACCGCAGCGGCCACAGCGGAGGCGGCAGGTTGTACCAGTCTGCCCACCAGGCACCGGGCCAGTCCTTCGGCTCGTGCACCGGCCAGACGTCGAGGTGGGCGGGATAGCGACGCCCGGCGGTGTCCCGCAGGTCGTCGTGCGGCACCGGCGGCAGCGAACAGGTCATCCCCGCGGCCGATGTGTGACCGGTCGAAGTGACGGGGGTCGGTGCGGCGGTCGCGGTCTGGGACTGGGGCGCGGTCTGGGACTGGGTCGCGGTCTGGGACTGGGTCGCGGTCAGTGCCGACGATGGGGTGGGGGCTGGGGCTGGGGCCGGGGCGGGAGTCGGGGGCGGGGCGGGAGTCGGGGGCGGGGCGGGAGGTGACGTGGTCGGCAGTGGGACCGTCGGCAGCGACACCGTCAGGGTCCCGCCGACCGCCTGCACCAGTCGCTCGATCGTGTGGAACCGTGGATCGACTGCCCTGCCCGACTCGATCCGGGCGATGGTCGCCTGGGGTACTCCCGAGCGCATGGCCAACTCCCGCTGGCTCAGATCGGCTTCTCGGCGTAGCGCCCGGACCGTCCGACCCAGATCGGCCGGTAGGGCGTCCCTGGTCGTCACGTCGACCATGCTTCCGTTGTCCCGCTACAGGTTCAACACCCTCGTTCCAGCCTGTGGATAACGCTGTGGACAACCGCCGGAGCTGGGGACAAGTTATTGAGGTCGCGTCCTTTGGAGCTGATGACGTCAGCGATTCACCTCCCGGCTCACACATCCCGGCGATCTGTCGCTCTTCCTGGCCGGGGCTCTTCGGCACCCGGCCTCGACTCCACCGGAGGTTCCGGTCGCGGGCAGAGGCGGCTCGGGTGCGAAGCTGCGCCCGCCAGCCCACAGCCCGCCAGCCCACAGCCCGCCAGCCCACAGCCCGCCAGCCCACAGCCCGCCAGCCCACAGCCCGCCAGCCCACAGCCCGCCAGCCGGCGGGGCCGGCGGCGTGCCCATTTTTTGGCGAGGCGTGCCTATTCTTTGGCGAGCTGCTGTGTCAGTAGATCCAGGCCACCCCTGATCAGCCTTCCGTAATCGTCGTCGCCGAGCGCGCCGATCCCCGCCTGCGCCTGCTGGAGGCACTCGCGTGCCCGGTCGAGATCGCCGAGCCTGCGGTAGCACTCTCCCAGGTTGAGGTGCAACGAGGGATACAGGGCAGCCACCGACATGGGCACCCCGGCCCGCGCGACCCGGTCGTCGGTGAGCAGATCCGCCGCCGCCAGGGCGCGCTGGTCCCAGACCAGCTCCTGCTGGACGTCGTCCTGCACATCGGCCATCGAGTGCGCAAGCACGCAGACATGCAGGGGATCACCCTGCTCCTCGCCGATTTCATCCCAGATCTGGGCGAACAGGTCGCGGGCAGCCGCAGGCCGGCCCTGCTGGTGGTGCAACTGCACGCCCTCGTTGATCCGGGTGAGCGTGTCATCGGTGTTCATCGGCTGCTCCCGTGTCCGCCCTCGCCACCGGTACGCCCGCCGTCCGACAGTGACGCGGTGACACGTGCCTGTTCTCGCGACGATGGCATGGATCGTAGTTGCCGCGTGACCGTCAGCAGCGCGGGGATCGCACACCGCAGCCGGTACCGGGCCAGCGCCGAGATGGCCGACTGAGCCCCTGCCCTGCGCGGCGCGGCGCGGCGCGGCCCTGCGCGGCGCGGCGCGGCGCGGCCCTGCGCGGCGCGGCGCGGCGCGGCCCTGCGCGGCGCGGCGCGGCGCGGCCCTGCGCGGCGCGGCGCGGCGCGGCCCTGCGCGGCGCGGCGCGGCGCGGCCCTGCGCGGCGCGGCGCGGCGCGGCGCGGCCCTGCGCGGCGCGGCCCTGCGCGGCGCGGCGCGGCCCTGCGCGGCGCGGCGCGGCCCTGCGCGGCGCGGCGCGGCCCTGCGCGGCGCGGCCCTGCGCGGCACGGCGCGGCGCGGCGCGGCCCTGCGCGGCGCGGCGCGGCGCGGCCCTGCGCGGCGATGGCCGTCCCCTACGCCACCAGCGCGGACGTACTCACGCTCGCTCCCCTGCCATTCTGCTCTCCGCACTGACTCGCTAACGTCATCAGCTCGAAAGGGCGCGCAGGTGTACTCGTCGCCCCGCTCGGGTCGGGTGGGAGCCCGAGCCAGATGAAGGTCCGCGCCAGCCGGGCGAGGCCCAGCGGCCCGGACGACCTGCCCGGACGACCCGCCGGGGCGACCCCTCTCTCGGGGGAAGCCCTTTTCCGCTGCCGAGCCCCGGCCGGAACAGCAGCAGGGACGGGATCTCACAGAAGCGCGGCGGGCAACGGACATCCGGGAGCGGGCGGGCGGGAGCGGGCGGGAGCGGGCGGGCGGGAGCGGGCGGGAGCGGGCGGGCGGCATGCGTCCAGGGACGGGCGGGCGTCACATCGGGGTGGGGACGGCGGAACGGATCTCGGGGCGGGTTTACGGTGGGGACGTGGCGCTCTCCCTGGCGATCTCGCCCTGCCCCAACGACACGTTCGTCTTCGACGCGCTGGTGCACGGCCGGGTGCCGGGTGCTCCGCCGGTCGAGGTGACCTTCGCCGATGTCGACGTCACCAACACCGCCGCCGAACAGGGCGCTTTCGATCTGGTGAAGGTCAGCTACGCCGCGCTTCCGTGGCTGCTCGACGACTACCATCTGCTGCCCTGCGGCGGTGCGCTCGGCCGTGGCTGTGGCCCCCTCGTGCTCACCCGCACCGCCGAGACCCCCAAGGCAGGCAGCGCCACCCGCGAAAGCGGCCGCACCGCCCCCGAAACCCGCGACGCCGGGACCGCAGCGACCACCGGGACCGCAGCGACCACCGGGACCAGGGCAGGGCGGGCGGACCGGGTCGACCTGAGTGGGGCCACGGTGGCGGTGCCGGGCGACCGGACCACCGCGTACCTGCTCTTCCGGCTCTGGTCGGCGGGTCGGCCGCCGGCCCGGATCGAGGTGGTGCCGTTCCACGAGATCATGCCGGGCGTCGCGGCCGGCCGGTACGACGCCGGTCTGGTGATCCACGAGGCCCGGTTCACCTACCACCGGCACGGACTGACCGCCCTGGTGGACCTGGGCGAGTGGTGGGAGGCCGACACCGGCCTACCCATCCCGCTCGGCGCGATCCTCGCCCGCAAGGGCGCGGTCGACCCGGTGGCCGCCGCCGGCTGGGTCCGGGAGTCGGTACGCCAGGCGTGGGCCGACCCCTCGGCCAGCCGGGACTACGTGCTCGCGCACGCGCAGGAGATGGAGCCCGACGTGGTGGACCGGCACATCGGCCTCTACGTCAACGAGTTCACCGCCGACCTGGGGGACGCGGGGTTCGCCGCCGTGGAGGCGCTGCTGGGCCGGGCCGCCGACGCCGGGCTGGTGCCTCAGACCTCCAACTCGCGGGCCACGGCGTGGACCAGTTGAGCGATCTTCTCCGCGGTCTTCCGGTCGGGGAAGCGGCCCCGGCGCAGGTCCGGCTGGACCTTGGCCTCCAGCACCTTGATCATGTCCTCGACCAGGCCGTGCAGCTCCTCGGCGGGTCGCCGACGCAGTTCCGCCATGGACGGCGGCGCATCCAGCAGCTTGACCCCCATCGCCTGGGTGCCCCGCCGGCTGTCCACCACACTGAAGTCGACCCGTTGACCACCCTTGAGCTCGGTGACACCCGCCGGCAGCGCGCCCTTCGGCAGGAACACGTCGCCCCCCTCGTCACTGGTGACGAACCCGTATCCCTTGGCCGCGTCAAACCACTTCACTCGCCCCGTCGGCACCTTGGAACCCCTGCTTCACTCGACACGTCTACTGCTCCAAGGCTAGCCCGATGATCCGGTCGAGCGCCGCCGGGAATCCGGTGAGATCGTCGAGCACCACCTGCGCCCCGGCGGCGCGCAGCTCGTCCGCCGGGCAGGGGCCGGTGGCCACTCCGACCCCCGGGATGCCGGCCGCCCCGGCCGCCGCCATGTCGGCCACGTGGTCACCGACGTAGAGCGCGGCACCGTGCTCCCGCAGCGACGTCGCCTTCTCCTCGGCGAACAGGTCCCCGGCCAACTCGTCGACCGCCAGCCCGAGGTGGTCCAGGTGCAGCCGGGCCAGCCGACCGATCTTCGAGGTGACGACCATCACCCGACCGCCGTGCGCGTGCACCGCGTCGACCGCCTCCCGGGCGCCGGGCATCGGCACCGTCGGGGTGATCGCGTACGCCGGGTACAGCTCCCGGTAGGCCGTCACCGCCTCCTCCACCCGCTCGGCCGGGAACCAGTGGGCGAGTTCGGTGCGCAGCGGCGGACCGAGCCGGGAGACCGCCAGCTCGGCGTCGACCGGCACGCCCGTCCGGGCGGTCAGCGCCCGGTAGGCGGCGGCGATGCCGGGGCGGGAATCGATCAGGGTCATGTCGAGGTCGAAACCGACCATCAGCGCGGACATCCTGCGAAGGTACCCGGACAGGTCAGGTCGAGCCGGACGTCCGGGGGGCGCGATCGCCCGGCAGCGGGCTAGCGTGGAACGACGATGACCACCTCACTCGCCGACCACCTGCGCGCGCTGCCCGACGAGGCGCTCGCCGCGCTGCTCCAGTTGCGGCCCGACCTCGTCGTACCGGTGCCGGCCGATGTCTCCGCGCTCGCCCTGCGGGTCGAGTCGCGGGTGTCGGTCGCCCGGGCGCTCGACGGGCTGGACCAGTTCACCCTCCAGATCCTCGACGCCGCCCGGCTCACCCGGCACCCCTCGGACGGCACCACCTCCACCGAGGCCGTGCTCGCCATGGCCGCCGCCGGGCCGCACCCGCCCGCCCCGGCCACCGTCCGGGCCGCGGTGGACCGGCTCCGCGCCCGCTTCCTGTTGTACGGCCCGGAGCAGGCGCTCCGTGTCACCGGCAGCGTGGACGAGCTCGCCCCGTACCCGGCGGGGCTGGGTCGACCGGCGGAGGAGCTGGACCCACGGACGGCGGCGCTCTGCGCGGACCCCGCGAAACTGCGCCGGACGCTGCTCGCCGCGCCCCCGTCGGCGCGGGCGGTCCTGGACCGGCTCGCCGCCGGCCCGCCGGTCGGCAGCGTGCCCCCGGGCTCGTTGCAGGCCCCGGCGCTCGGCGCGGAGGACGACCTGCCCCCCGACCCGACCAACGGCGGCGCCCCGACCGGGTCGCCGGTGCGCTGGCTGGTGGAGGCCCGACTGCTGGTGACGGTCTCCGCCGGCACCGTCGAGTTGCCCCGCGAGGTGGGGTTGCTGCTGCGCCGGGACACCGGCCCGCTCGGGCCGCTACGGACCAGCCCGCCGCCTGTCGAGTCGCCGCCCCGGGAGCCGAAGGCCGTCGACTCGGCCGGGGTGGGACAGACCATGGAGGTGGTACGGCACACCGAGGCGTTGCTGGAGGCGTTGACCGCCGAGCCGGCACCGGTGCTGCGCTCCGGCGGGATCGGGGTACGCGACCTGCGCCGGCTGGCCCGCTCGGTGGCCCTGGACGAGCCGACGACCGCGCTGCTGGTCGAGGTGGCGTACGCGGCCGGTCTCCTCGGTGAGCTGGACCTGCCCGCCGCCGCCAGCCGGTACGGCGGCGAGCAGCAGGTCCTGCCCACCGGGGCGTACGAGGTGTGGCGGGCGATGTCGCTGGCCCACCGCTGGGAGCAGTTGGCCCGGGCGTGGTTGACGATGAGCCGGCAGGCCGGCCTGGTGGGGCAGCGCGACGACCGGGACCGCCCGATCAGTGCGCTCGCCCCCGAGGCGGAACGGGCCGGTGCCCCGGCCACCCGCCGGGCGGTGCTCGGGGTGCTGGCCGATCTGGAACCGGCCACCGCCCCCACCGCCGAGGAGGTCCAGGCGCTGCTGGACTGGCGGGTGCCACGGCGCAGCCGGGGGCGGGAGACCACGCACCGGGAGGTGCTGACCGAGGCGGCCCGGCTCGGGGTGACCGGCCTCGGCGCGCTCACCTCGTACGGGCGGCTGCTGCTCGCCGATGTCACGGAGACCGAAGAGCGGGGCGGTGACGACCCGCTGGGGTTGCGCGCCGACATCGGGAGCGGCGACCTTGCGAGCACGGTGCGGGCACTGGATGCGCTGCTCCCCGCCCCGGTCGACCACTTCCTGGTGCAGGCCGACCTGAGCGTGGTGGTGCCCGGCCCGCCCGACCCGACGTTGGCCGCCGAGTTGGAGGCGGTGGCCGAACCGGAGTCGGCGGGTGGGGCCAGCGTGCACCGGGTCACCACGGCCAGCATCCGGCGGGCGTTGGACACCGGGTACACCGCCGACGATCTGCACGAACTGTTCCGCCGCCGGTCGCGTACCCCGATCCCGCAGGGGCTGACCTATCTGGTGGACGACGTGGCCCGGCAGCACGGCGGGTTGCGGGTCGGCTCCGCCGGTGGTTACGTGCGCAGTGACGACGAGGCGCTCCTCGCGGAGGTACTCGCCGACCGGCGGTTGACGCCGTTGGCGTTCCGCCGGCTGGCCCCGACGGTGCTCTGCACCTCGTACCAGGTGGGGCGGATGCTCACCGCGCTGCGCGACGCCGGGTACGCCCCGGTGCCCGAGGACGCCAGCGGCACGACGGTCCTGGCCCGGCCCCGGATCCGGCGGGCACCGGCCCGGACGCCGTCGACCAGCCGTACCCTCGATCCACTGGGCACGCCCCGGTTGGCGTTGCCCCGGCTGCTCGGCGTGGTGGAGCAGATCCGGCGGGGTGAGGCGGCGGCGCGGGCGGCCCGGCGGGCCCCGGCGGTGGTACGCGGCGGCGCGGCCCGTGCGGCGGCCGGACCGATGCCCGCGCACGGTCACGCCGAGGCGCTGGCGGTGCTCCAGCAGGCGGTCCGGGACAAGGCGCTGGTCTGGGTCGGTTACGTCGACGCGCACGGGGCGACGCTGTCCCGGCTGCTGCGGCCGGTGTCGATCGGGGCCGGTTACCTGCGTGCCGAGGACGAACGGACCGAGATGCTGCACACCTTCGCCCTGCACCGGATCACCGCAGCCGTGCGGGAGGACTGACCGCTCAGCGGCGGCTGCGGCGTACGGTGCCGATGACGGAGACGATGAGCAGCAGGGCGAACCCGGTGCCGGCGGCCTCACCGACCGAGTCGATGAAGCCCTGCCGTTGCACCAGCCAGCCGAAGAGGAACCAGCCGACGACGGCGATCCCGGCGACGGCGTACCCGACCATGGTGGCCGTGGAGACCTCGTCGGTCGGTGTCACCCGGTCGCCGTTCGACGCGTCCTCGGCGATCATCTCGTGATCGACGGTCATCCCAGCCCTCCCACCCCGTCCGGCCCCTGACTTCCAGGGTGGCACCCGGTCGCCAGGACGGACAGGGGGAAATACCCCCGATCCGGCCCCTATGGACAACTACCGAGGGGCCGGACCGAGACGGGCGGGGTGATCGGTCAGGAGGATCAGGTGCCGGGGCGGCGGCCGACGAGGACCACCCGGGAGCCGACCTTGCCCAGCTCCCACCAGCGCACCGCGTCGGTGGGCAACAGGTTGACGCAACCGTGCGAGCCGATCCCCGCGTTGTGCAGGTAGGTGGTGGTCTGGTGGAAGCCGATCCCGCCGTTGAAGCGCTGCCAGTAGGGCAGCCACACCTCGTACGGGTTGGACCACTCCTTGAGGTTGCGGAGGTTCACCTTGTAGGTGCCGGCGGGGGTGGCGTAACCGGCCATCCCGGTACGGGTGACTGTGGGCTTGGCGACCACCTTGCCGTCGCGCATCACCCAGGTGGTCTGCCGGGTCAGGTCGACGCAGAAGATGGTGCCGGAGCCGGCGGAGCAGCGCTTGACGTCGGTGGTGGCCAGCCGCTTCGCCACGTCGAGCGTCAACGGGCCGGCGCGACCCTCGGCGGGGCGGATGTCGTACCGCTGCTGGAACTTCTTGATCGCGGCGCAGTCGGCGTCGGTCTGCCGGCCGTCCACGGTGAGCTTGCCGAACCCGCCCAGCCTGGCCAGGTAGGTCTCCACCTCACGCTGGTGTTCGCCCTGCTGGCAGCGGGTCAGGTTGGCCTTGGTCGGGGCGGGCTGGCGGCGTCCGCTCGACGGCTTCGGGGTCTTGGCGGTGCGGGCCGGGTCGACGACGGCCTTCGCCTTCTCCTTCGACTTCGGGCGGGGCTTCGCGGTGGACCGGGTCAGCTGGTCGGGCAGGGCAGCGGCACCCGCCCCCGTTACCTGTTCCGCACTGCCGACCGGGGCGAGCCCTCCTCCGGTGCCACCCGGGTCGGCCTGCCGATCGGGCGTGCATCCCCCCGCGCCGACCAGCATGACCATGGCCAGGGCGACGAGCCGGGCTCTGTGGCGGACCTGCATGATGTGCCTCCCCGGATCGGTCGTCCCACTGGTAGACGCATGTCGTCTGGGAAACGTTGCACCCGATGTGAAGATTTTCTGGCACCGCCCCGCCTCCGTGCAACACTTGATGGTCGGCCTGCGGGTTTGTCTACCCGGGCCGACGCATTTCGGCCGAGGAGAGGACCTGGCGTGAGCGGTGGACCACTGATCGTGCAGTCGGACAAGACCCTACTGCTGGAGATCGACC harbors:
- a CDS encoding helicase-associated domain-containing protein, which translates into the protein MTTSLADHLRALPDEALAALLQLRPDLVVPVPADVSALALRVESRVSVARALDGLDQFTLQILDAARLTRHPSDGTTSTEAVLAMAAAGPHPPAPATVRAAVDRLRARFLLYGPEQALRVTGSVDELAPYPAGLGRPAEELDPRTAALCADPAKLRRTLLAAPPSARAVLDRLAAGPPVGSVPPGSLQAPALGAEDDLPPDPTNGGAPTGSPVRWLVEARLLVTVSAGTVELPREVGLLLRRDTGPLGPLRTSPPPVESPPREPKAVDSAGVGQTMEVVRHTEALLEALTAEPAPVLRSGGIGVRDLRRLARSVALDEPTTALLVEVAYAAGLLGELDLPAAASRYGGEQQVLPTGAYEVWRAMSLAHRWEQLARAWLTMSRQAGLVGQRDDRDRPISALAPEAERAGAPATRRAVLGVLADLEPATAPTAEEVQALLDWRVPRRSRGRETTHREVLTEAARLGVTGLGALTSYGRLLLADVTETEERGGDDPLGLRADIGSGDLASTVRALDALLPAPVDHFLVQADLSVVVPGPPDPTLAAELEAVAEPESAGGASVHRVTTASIRRALDTGYTADDLHELFRRRSRTPIPQGLTYLVDDVARQHGGLRVGSAGGYVRSDDEALLAEVLADRRLTPLAFRRLAPTVLCTSYQVGRMLTALRDAGYAPVPEDASGTTVLARPRIRRAPARTPSTSRTLDPLGTPRLALPRLLGVVEQIRRGEAAARAARRAPAVVRGGAARAAAGPMPAHGHAEALAVLQQAVRDKALVWVGYVDAHGATLSRLLRPVSIGAGYLRAEDERTEMLHTFALHRITAAVRED
- a CDS encoding L,D-transpeptidase family protein; its protein translation is MMQVRHRARLVALAMVMLVGAGGCTPDRQADPGGTGGGLAPVGSAEQVTGAGAAALPDQLTRSTAKPRPKSKEKAKAVVDPARTAKTPKPSSGRRQPAPTKANLTRCQQGEHQREVETYLARLGGFGKLTVDGRQTDADCAAIKKFQQRYDIRPAEGRAGPLTLDVAKRLATTDVKRCSAGSGTIFCVDLTRQTTWVMRDGKVVAKPTVTRTGMAGYATPAGTYKVNLRNLKEWSNPYEVWLPYWQRFNGGIGFHQTTTYLHNAGIGSHGCVNLLPTDAVRWWELGKVGSRVVLVGRRPGT